TGTTAAATTCGTAGCGGTGACGATGGCGCTCATAGATGACTTCTTTCCCATACGCCTCGTAGGTTTTTGTGTCTTTATCTATTTTGCATGGGTAAAGGCCTAACCGAAGCGTCCCACCTAAGTCCTCTACATCCTTTTGTTCTGGCAATAGGTCAATAATTGGGAAGGTCGTTTCTGGATAAATTTCCGCCGAATGCGCGTCTGAATGACCGAGCACATGACGAGCAAATTCTACAGAGGCCAATTGCATACCTAAACAAATGCCTAGGAAAGGCACATTGTTTTCACGGGCAAAACGAGTGGCTTCAATTTTACCATCAATCCCTCGGTTGCCGAAACCTCCAGGTACTAAAATGCCATCAACATCGCTCAAAAGCTCGCTGACGTTTTCTGACGTCACTGCTTCAGAATTTACCCATTTAATATCAATATCTGCGTCATGCTCATATCCTGCATGTTTCAGCGCCTCAACGACAGAAAGGTACGCATCTTGAAGCTCAACATATTTCCCGACAAGCGCAATGCGTGTCGAATCTTTTAAGTTCGTCACGCGATCGACGAGCTTATTCCATTCCGTCATATCCGCTTCCTGGCAATTCAGCTTCAAATGGTTGCAAACAATCTGATCAAGCTTTTGGCTTTGCAACGCTAGAGGAATCTCATACAAGTTGTTGGCATCGCGGCATTCAATCACTGATTTCGCATTGATGTCACAAAACAACGCAATTTTTTCTTTCATGTCCGTTGTTATCGCAGACTCCGTTCGTACGACAATGACATTTGGTTGAATACCGAGCGAGCGTAACTCCTTCACAGAATGCTGCGTAGGCTTCGTCTTCATTTCGCCCGCTGCGCGAATGTATGGAACGAGTGTACAATGAATGTACATGACCTGCTCAGCACCAATATCACTTTTAATCTGACGGATGGCTTCTAAAAATGGCAACGACTCGATGTCGCCCACTGTACCACCAATTTCGGTAATAACGATATCTGCATTCGTTTCACGGCCCGTCCGATAAACACGTTCTTTAATTTCGTTCGTTATATGTGGGATGACCTGCACAGTGCCGCCAAGATAATCGCCGTGACGTTCCTTTCTTAACACTGTGGAATAAATTTTTCCAGTGGTCACATTTGAATACTTGCTTAAATTAATGTCGATAAAACGTTCATAATGACCTAAATCCAAATCCGTTTCTGCGCCATCATCTGTCACGAAAACTTCCCCATGCTGGTAAGGACTCATCGTTCCAGGATCGACATTGATGTATGGATCGAATTTTTGAATCGTTACGTTCAGACCGCGATTTTTTAACAATCGGCCTAAGGACGCAGCAGTGATGCCTTTACCTAGGGACGACACAACGCCTCCAGTTACAAAAATATACTTTGTCATACAGTCCACCCCATCTATACGTAATATGTTGTTCGTTCAGAGCAAGCCGTCTTTTCTTATGGGCACACAAAAAAACAAAAGTGACCCCTTTTTATTGTGCGGGAGCACTTTTGCTTTGATTAAACTATTTCCATGAATAGCCTATATTCCGTCAAGAGCCCACACCTATTTTACTTGCGGGTGTGAGAGAAGTCAAGACGGCTATTTCAGGTCATCCTCGTCGTCATCATCATCGTCATCGTCGTCATCATCATCATCTAAATCAATGCTTTCAGACTCAAGGTCATCGTCATCAAAGTTGTCCTCGTCGTCATCATCTGCACTATCCAGATCGCTTTCGTCGTCCTCATCAAAATCATCCAAATCATCAAGGTCCTCTAGATCCTCTAGATCATCATCGTCGTCAAAGTCATTTTTGGCTGCTTTCTTACGTTTGCGTTTTGGCTTCGCTGGCGTTAGGTCCTCTTCGGTAGTGTCTACAGGATACCAACGCTTCAAGCCCCAGTTATTGTCGCCAGCACTCATAAACCGTCCATCCACATTGAGGTCGGAAAACAAGCGAGCAATC
The nucleotide sequence above comes from Aureibacillus halotolerans. Encoded proteins:
- a CDS encoding CTP synthase, whose product is MTKYIFVTGGVVSSLGKGITAASLGRLLKNRGLNVTIQKFDPYINVDPGTMSPYQHGEVFVTDDGAETDLDLGHYERFIDINLSKYSNVTTGKIYSTVLRKERHGDYLGGTVQVIPHITNEIKERVYRTGRETNADIVITEIGGTVGDIESLPFLEAIRQIKSDIGAEQVMYIHCTLVPYIRAAGEMKTKPTQHSVKELRSLGIQPNVIVVRTESAITTDMKEKIALFCDINAKSVIECRDANNLYEIPLALQSQKLDQIVCNHLKLNCQEADMTEWNKLVDRVTNLKDSTRIALVGKYVELQDAYLSVVEALKHAGYEHDADIDIKWVNSEAVTSENVSELLSDVDGILVPGGFGNRGIDGKIEATRFARENNVPFLGICLGMQLASVEFARHVLGHSDAHSAEIYPETTFPIIDLLPEQKDVEDLGGTLRLGLYPCKIDKDTKTYEAYGKEVIYERHRHRYEFNNTYRAEMEKQGFVFSGTSPDGRLVEIIELKNHPWFVASQFHPEFSSRPTRPQPLFRDFVGASLKQSL
- the rpoE gene encoding DNA-directed RNA polymerase subunit delta, whose product is MIQQKFNEEQLAELSMLDIAYELLLDKGATIDFDVLFAEICKLKDFTEEQKIDKIARLFSDLNVDGRFMSAGDNNWGLKRWYPVDTTEEDLTPAKPKRKRKKAAKNDFDDDDDLEDLEDLDDLDDFDEDDESDLDSADDDDEDNFDDDDLESESIDLDDDDDDDDDDDDDEDDLK